In Luteitalea sp. TBR-22, one genomic interval encodes:
- a CDS encoding sulfotransferase yields the protein MSSGSADPAGPATRLPVVYVVGSSHSGSTLLALLASRHPEMASVGEAHVKPSIRREGRAAEQRCSCGETIAACPFWKAVFARVARAGLVLDARHWGNDYRFESPLLDRLFTRETSSIPLRRLRRWASRHLPIHRARMRRVDAVNVAFLQAILDESGGRVVLDCTKLPTRLTHLLEVPEIDVRVVWLTRDPRGVAYSARRRGEAFDAAATVWSHDQAAAAHLLAPLPADRRLHLRYEDLCVDPLGSLGRLWSFAGLAPIAPLPEVEPASQHVLGNRMRITARLELRQDEAWRNGLTTAEQERVLAITAPWAARLGYG from the coding sequence GTGAGCTCGGGTTCGGCTGATCCGGCGGGCCCGGCCACGCGCCTGCCCGTCGTCTATGTCGTGGGGTCGAGCCACAGCGGCTCGACACTGCTCGCGCTGCTGGCGAGCCGGCACCCCGAGATGGCCAGCGTCGGCGAGGCGCACGTCAAGCCTTCCATTCGGCGCGAGGGCCGGGCGGCCGAGCAGCGCTGTTCCTGCGGCGAGACCATCGCCGCCTGCCCGTTCTGGAAGGCCGTGTTCGCGCGTGTCGCCCGTGCCGGCCTGGTGCTCGACGCCCGACACTGGGGAAACGACTACCGCTTCGAATCTCCCCTGCTGGACCGGCTGTTCACGAGAGAGACCTCCTCCATCCCGTTGCGGCGGCTTCGCCGATGGGCCTCGCGCCACCTCCCGATCCATCGCGCGCGCATGCGACGGGTCGATGCCGTCAACGTGGCGTTCCTGCAGGCGATCCTCGACGAGTCGGGCGGCCGCGTGGTGCTGGACTGCACCAAGCTGCCGACGCGCCTGACGCACCTGCTCGAGGTGCCGGAGATCGACGTCCGCGTGGTGTGGCTCACCCGCGATCCCCGGGGCGTGGCCTATTCGGCCCGGCGACGAGGTGAAGCCTTCGACGCCGCCGCGACCGTCTGGAGCCATGACCAGGCGGCGGCGGCCCATCTGCTGGCACCCCTGCCGGCCGACCGCCGCCTGCACTTGCGGTACGAGGACCTGTGCGTCGATCCGTTGGGCTCGCTCGGGCGCCTCTGGTCTTTTGCGGGTCTGGCGCCGATTGCACCATTGCCTGAGGTGGAGCCCGCCAGCCAGCACGTGCTGGGCAACCGGATGCGCATCACGGCTCGCCTGGAACTTCGTCAGGACGAGGCGTGGCGGAACGGGCTCACGACGGCGGAACAGGAACGCGTGCTCGCCATCACCGCACCCTGGGCCGCAAGGCTGGGGTATGGGTGA
- a CDS encoding sulfotransferase encodes MSQTPTEGRTHAPLLIMGSPRSGTTFLSQMVNRFLDIHICRDNGTLLRFHRNLAHYQPLSDDANLRRLIAHLFADRYFTERLRHRGMSLSEEELFARVPRRTYGGVIEAVFSATAATHGKSNWGYKRASFARVTGHQIDDLFPSARFVHCIRDARDVVLSMRTSTDLLLERSWHFGAVDWVSHLTTGRQLGARLGPSRYMEVRYEQFMATPAKVLTDIIDFTGGDAGAERLDRISSEIGALLKADNTEKWRKKVPPDAIRTIERVAGALLADLGYPVINPGVVGQPVGLGEHLALHADRIASNLFRTQFGVMARYRWEVVKGHARARLGRR; translated from the coding sequence ATGTCGCAGACGCCAACCGAAGGACGCACGCACGCTCCGCTGCTGATCATGGGGAGTCCGCGCTCCGGGACCACCTTCCTGTCGCAGATGGTCAACCGGTTCCTCGACATCCACATCTGCCGCGACAACGGGACGCTGCTCCGCTTCCACCGGAACCTGGCGCATTACCAGCCGCTGAGTGACGACGCCAATCTCCGGCGGCTGATCGCGCACCTGTTCGCCGACCGGTACTTCACCGAGCGACTGCGGCACCGTGGCATGTCGCTGAGCGAAGAGGAGCTGTTCGCGCGCGTGCCGCGCCGTACCTACGGCGGCGTCATCGAGGCCGTGTTCTCGGCGACCGCCGCCACGCACGGCAAGAGCAACTGGGGCTACAAGCGGGCGTCGTTCGCGCGCGTCACGGGCCACCAGATCGATGACCTGTTCCCGTCGGCGCGGTTCGTCCACTGCATCCGCGATGCCCGGGACGTGGTCCTGTCGATGCGCACGTCGACGGACCTCCTGCTCGAACGCAGCTGGCATTTCGGCGCTGTGGACTGGGTGTCACACCTGACGACCGGCCGCCAGCTCGGCGCCAGGCTCGGGCCGTCCCGCTACATGGAAGTCCGCTACGAGCAGTTCATGGCGACACCGGCCAAGGTGCTCACCGACATCATCGACTTCACCGGCGGCGACGCCGGGGCCGAGCGCCTCGATCGGATCTCGTCCGAGATCGGGGCGCTGCTCAAGGCCGACAACACGGAGAAGTGGCGGAAGAAGGTTCCACCCGACGCCATCCGCACGATCGAGCGCGTGGCCGGGGCCCTGCTGGCGGATCTGGGCTATCCGGTCATCAACCCGGGCGTGGTCGGACAGCCGGTTGGACTCGGTGAGCACCTGGCCCTGCACGCGGACCGCATCGCCAGCAACCTGTTCCGCACCCAGTTCGGCGTCATGGCCCGCTACCGTTGGGAAGTCGTGAAAGGCCACGCGCGCGCACGCCTCGGACGTCGTTGA
- a CDS encoding sulfotransferase domain-containing protein, translating into MLPDFVIIGTQKGGTSSLYQYLAMHPDVLPAFKKEVHYFGWEYARGPRWYRAHFPLAWARDAHARRLGTPAVTGEATPYYLFHPHVPGRMHALVPEARVLVLLRDPVSRALSSYRHQVRQGRETRPLLQAMTEEHATLAGEVARLEADPLYKGEAHRHFSYVSRGFYADQLERWFAVYPREQILVLRSEDFFRETASVYARVVEFLGLRPWAPSAFTPYNVARSQALRVEPDEAATRAWLAATYAPHNVRLESMLERNLGWTAP; encoded by the coding sequence GTGCTGCCGGACTTCGTGATCATCGGGACACAGAAGGGCGGTACGAGTTCCCTGTACCAGTACCTGGCCATGCACCCCGATGTCCTGCCGGCGTTCAAGAAGGAAGTGCACTACTTCGGCTGGGAGTATGCCCGCGGCCCACGCTGGTATCGAGCGCATTTCCCGCTGGCGTGGGCGCGCGACGCGCACGCGCGACGGTTGGGCACTCCGGCGGTGACGGGCGAGGCGACGCCGTACTACCTGTTCCATCCACACGTGCCCGGCCGCATGCATGCGCTGGTGCCCGAGGCGAGGGTGCTGGTGCTGCTGCGTGATCCCGTGAGCCGGGCGTTGTCGTCCTATCGTCACCAGGTGCGGCAGGGACGCGAGACGCGTCCGCTCCTGCAGGCGATGACCGAAGAGCACGCGACGCTGGCGGGCGAGGTGGCGCGCCTCGAGGCCGACCCGTTGTACAAGGGCGAGGCGCACCGGCACTTCTCCTACGTCTCGCGCGGCTTCTACGCCGACCAACTGGAGCGCTGGTTTGCCGTCTACCCGCGGGAGCAGATTCTGGTGCTGCGCAGCGAGGACTTCTTTCGCGAGACGGCGTCGGTGTACGCCCGGGTCGTCGAGTTCCTCGGGCTGCGGCCCTGGGCGCCGTCGGCGTTCACTCCGTACAATGTGGCGCGCAGCCAGGCACTGCGCGTCGAGCCCGACGAAGCGGCGACACGGGCCTGGCTTGCCGCGACGTACGCGCCGCACAACGTGCGGCTGGAGTCGATGCTGGAGCGCAATCTCGGGTGGACGGCACCGTGA
- a CDS encoding sulfotransferase has product MPTDATPVVYIAGCGHSGSTLLALLLDSHPEIACVGETAVKPKIRRRGDSASATCSCGRTIGECPFWTAVFAQARVLGEDLGPERWANDYRFEQPLAQRALNRLCNTTRGRDLVRWAADHVPGYRGRVAAIDTANVAFIRAILHAQGARVFADTSKRTPRLVHMLRVPELDMKLLHLVRDVRGYAASAKKRGMSPVDAARTWYRDQTTIADVARAYPQVPFHRVRYEEMCADPVTTLRNVYAFCGVSRIDPPTAVDATAHHVLGNNMRMGGAIRVRVDDSWKTRLDAEELRQVLAIAGSLNRELGFG; this is encoded by the coding sequence ATGCCTACTGACGCCACACCGGTCGTGTACATCGCGGGCTGCGGCCACAGCGGTTCCACCCTGCTCGCCTTGCTGCTCGACAGCCATCCCGAAATCGCCTGTGTCGGCGAGACGGCGGTCAAGCCCAAGATCCGGCGGCGGGGCGACAGCGCTTCCGCCACCTGCTCCTGCGGCCGCACCATCGGCGAGTGTCCGTTCTGGACGGCGGTCTTCGCGCAGGCCCGGGTGCTCGGCGAGGACCTCGGCCCCGAGCGGTGGGCCAATGACTACCGCTTCGAACAGCCGTTGGCGCAACGGGCGCTCAATCGCCTCTGCAACACGACGCGCGGCCGCGACCTGGTCCGGTGGGCCGCCGACCACGTACCCGGGTACCGCGGCCGTGTCGCCGCCATCGACACGGCCAACGTCGCCTTCATCAGGGCCATCCTGCACGCGCAGGGGGCCCGCGTGTTTGCCGACACCTCCAAGCGGACCCCACGCCTGGTCCACATGCTGCGCGTGCCTGAGCTCGACATGAAGCTGCTCCACCTCGTGCGCGACGTGCGGGGGTACGCCGCGTCGGCCAAGAAGCGTGGCATGTCGCCGGTCGATGCCGCTCGCACCTGGTACCGGGACCAGACGACGATTGCCGATGTGGCGCGCGCCTACCCTCAGGTCCCGTTCCACCGCGTCCGATACGAGGAGATGTGCGCCGACCCGGTCACGACCCTCCGGAACGTGTACGCGTTCTGCGGGGTCTCGCGCATCGACCCGCCGACCGCTGTCGATGCAACGGCGCACCACGTCCTGGGCAACAACATGCGCATGGGCGGAGCCATCCGCGTCCGCGTCGACGACAGCTGGAAGACCCGCCTCGACGCCGAGGAACTGCGGCAGGTCCTGGCCATCGCCGGTAGCCTGAATCGTGAGCTCGGGTTCGGCTGA
- a CDS encoding dienelactone hydrolase family protein, with translation MLTALAASAAGLLAAHEFLARGSGRGGGAWRWARRGVLLLLLVVTAIGADRAGLQARLGHLVSRERETRSPVLDGTGDPFLVRQAEAQVPVHPYPEGRGREAIEAWQRETRDAVRARARFAVAADQPSEVTVVSREAVGDVTRTLVTFRAADGTPLPAFVHEPTRGGRRAGILVVPGHGRGARATAGMVGKDYQHGAALELARRGFVTITPELRGFGLLSSTGAPMHRAVAATALQSGTFYKAVVVDDLGRALTVLSRWQGVDPARLGVAGASLGGEIAVMLAVVDDRVRVVASQSYGGDTGPARVAGNDDDEAEQTPHGCHTFPGINTLLWQEDWFRLLAPRAVLVSRGRTNTPRKADAFKVIVGRAYADVGQADRFTFAVEPGGHEFFVEPVAAFFERWL, from the coding sequence ATGCTGACAGCGCTGGCCGCATCGGCGGCGGGGTTGCTGGCCGCGCACGAATTCCTGGCGCGTGGCAGCGGTCGCGGGGGCGGCGCCTGGCGCTGGGCGCGCCGCGGGGTCCTGTTGCTGTTGCTGGTGGTGACCGCGATTGGCGCCGACCGTGCCGGCCTGCAGGCGCGCCTCGGGCACCTGGTGTCCCGGGAACGGGAGACGCGCAGCCCCGTGCTCGATGGCACGGGCGACCCTTTCCTCGTCAGGCAGGCCGAGGCGCAGGTGCCGGTGCACCCCTATCCGGAAGGACGTGGTCGCGAAGCCATCGAGGCCTGGCAGCGGGAGACGCGCGATGCCGTGCGCGCTCGCGCCCGGTTCGCCGTGGCCGCCGACCAACCCAGCGAGGTGACCGTCGTCTCGCGTGAGGCGGTGGGGGACGTGACGCGCACACTGGTGACCTTCCGGGCCGCTGATGGCACGCCGCTGCCCGCCTTCGTGCACGAACCGACCCGCGGTGGCCGGCGGGCAGGCATTCTCGTCGTGCCCGGGCACGGCCGCGGCGCCCGAGCGACCGCCGGGATGGTGGGCAAGGACTACCAGCACGGCGCTGCCCTGGAACTGGCCCGGCGGGGCTTTGTGACGATCACCCCGGAACTGCGGGGGTTCGGTCTTCTGTCATCCACCGGCGCGCCGATGCACCGGGCGGTGGCGGCCACGGCGCTGCAGAGTGGCACGTTCTACAAGGCCGTCGTGGTGGACGATCTGGGGCGCGCGTTGACGGTCCTGTCGCGATGGCAAGGCGTCGACCCGGCCAGGCTCGGCGTTGCTGGTGCATCGCTCGGCGGCGAGATTGCCGTGATGCTCGCGGTGGTCGACGACCGGGTGCGCGTCGTGGCGAGCCAGAGCTACGGTGGTGACACCGGTCCGGCGCGGGTGGCCGGCAACGATGACGACGAGGCGGAGCAGACACCTCACGGCTGCCACACGTTCCCGGGCATCAACACGCTCTTGTGGCAGGAGGATTGGTTCCGGCTCCTGGCTCCGCGAGCAGTGCTGGTGAGCCGCGGACGCACGAACACGCCGCGCAAGGCCGACGCCTTCAAGGTGATCGTCGGCCGGGCGTACGCCGACGTCGGGCAGGCGGATCGATTCACGTTCGCCGTCGAGCCGGGCGGGCACGAGTTCTTCGTGGAGCCGGTCGCGGCCTTCTTCGAGCGGTGGTTGTGA
- a CDS encoding lipopolysaccharide biosynthesis protein translates to MDGTVTQAGGPGQGKGRGKKKQRETYGKVAKKGAAWSAIRQGGHELMAVPFSMVMARLLTPKEFGVAVAASFFVLLSARLMQFGFGAALVRVKEVREEHTSSVFLVSLGTGLVSYGVLFLCAPAIGRFFQSPQSGELVRVAALSFVLSPFGSVASSMLTRRMEFRAIALADWTDSLVGSVTTIALALAGWSYWSIVYGQVAATGLRVLLQMYLARWRPSLRFSRAALRELLSYGLGVQTKRLLEYAAANLDNLVVGRLMDMASLGFYDKAFSTMGRLVNRLTLGQAPFRIFSIINEDRERFQRAYERLILSVTMLGYPALTVCIVVAGPLFDVLYGRRWAAAVLPFQILCVGGALKLLNNYGSQANEALGGIWRQASRQAIGTVLVVVGAYVGTRAGGIAGAALGVTVATAVLTLSMQALVRRALGLSWRELLRPQVPAVMCSLVLAAVLMLALRGLARVVPHASSLLVLAITLALAAGVFVLFIIGSPYGSLRALVRETAEDLLPGRLALIVGRVVPSPGGGQ, encoded by the coding sequence GTGGACGGCACCGTGACGCAGGCAGGCGGCCCCGGCCAGGGGAAGGGCAGGGGAAAGAAGAAGCAGCGGGAGACGTACGGCAAGGTTGCCAAGAAGGGCGCGGCGTGGTCGGCCATTCGCCAGGGCGGCCACGAACTGATGGCCGTGCCGTTCTCGATGGTCATGGCACGCCTGCTCACGCCGAAGGAGTTCGGCGTCGCCGTTGCCGCGTCGTTCTTCGTCCTGCTGTCGGCGCGCCTGATGCAGTTCGGGTTCGGGGCCGCCCTCGTGCGGGTGAAGGAGGTGCGAGAGGAGCACACGTCGTCGGTGTTCCTGGTGAGCCTGGGAACCGGCCTGGTCAGCTATGGCGTCCTGTTCCTGTGCGCCCCGGCCATCGGGCGCTTCTTCCAGAGTCCACAGTCGGGAGAACTCGTGCGCGTGGCGGCGCTGAGTTTCGTGCTCAGCCCGTTTGGCAGCGTGGCCAGCTCCATGCTCACCCGTCGCATGGAGTTCCGGGCGATCGCGCTCGCGGACTGGACCGACAGCCTGGTGGGCTCGGTGACCACGATCGCCCTCGCGCTGGCCGGGTGGAGCTACTGGAGCATCGTGTACGGGCAGGTCGCGGCCACCGGACTGCGCGTCCTGTTGCAGATGTACCTGGCCCGGTGGCGACCGTCGCTGCGTTTCTCACGGGCCGCCCTGCGTGAACTGCTGTCGTACGGCCTGGGTGTCCAGACCAAGCGGTTGCTCGAGTACGCGGCGGCCAACCTCGACAACCTCGTCGTCGGCCGCCTGATGGACATGGCGTCGCTCGGCTTCTACGACAAGGCCTTCAGCACGATGGGGCGGCTGGTCAATCGCCTGACGCTCGGACAGGCTCCCTTCCGGATCTTCTCGATCATCAACGAGGATCGCGAGCGCTTCCAGCGTGCCTACGAGCGGTTGATCCTGAGCGTGACCATGCTGGGCTACCCGGCCCTCACCGTGTGCATCGTCGTCGCCGGCCCGCTGTTCGACGTGCTCTACGGTCGGCGATGGGCCGCCGCCGTGTTGCCCTTCCAGATTCTGTGTGTCGGCGGCGCACTGAAATTGCTGAACAACTACGGGAGCCAGGCCAACGAAGCGCTTGGGGGAATCTGGCGGCAGGCGAGTCGGCAGGCGATCGGGACGGTTCTGGTCGTGGTCGGCGCCTATGTCGGGACCCGCGCCGGCGGCATCGCGGGGGCCGCGCTCGGGGTGACGGTGGCGACGGCGGTGCTCACGTTGAGCATGCAGGCACTGGTACGCCGCGCCCTCGGGCTGTCGTGGCGCGAGCTGTTGCGCCCGCAAGTGCCCGCGGTGATGTGCTCCCTCGTGCTTGCCGCGGTGTTGATGCTTGCGCTCCGTGGCCTGGCCCGCGTGGTGCCGCACGCCTCGTCGCTCCTGGTGCTCGCGATCACGCTGGCGTTGGCGGCCGGGGTCTTCGTGCTCTTCATCATCGGCAGTCCCTATGGCAGCCTGCGAGCGCTGGTCCGCGAAACCGCCGAGGATCTCCTGCCTGGGCGCCTCGCCCTCATCGTCGGCCGGGTCGTGCCTTCTCCGGGAGGCGGGCAGTGA
- a CDS encoding glycosyltransferase, whose amino-acid sequence MTAPTPGVILALAPNPWEGPWMNRQQLLSRLGVGRTILYSTGVPQRGRRKGPAGGVGGRVVRADHVYLDAPPSWLLRPNRPAVAGELVDAIAARRLRRLARELGTGPVLTYVFHPKFWPLARRIGGDRLVFHAYDLYHLQGKQTHTYDREEQALARAADLVIGSSTPIAEYLRTISGRHVETLDNAADYAAFSAPPLSWAEGPPDVAALPRPRVGYTGALNRKVDFELLADLSARRPDVQFVLIGQMGRLDAVGESAAASLRQRTNVHWLGFKSPAALPGYMGAMDANLMCYRASGEAWTAGIYPLKLHEYLAVGRPVISTDLPTVRPFADVIRIATSPDDWASALNEALRDGGTGTPEARRARARDNSWDARAAQLGAWIDDVMGRRTETSSSAR is encoded by the coding sequence GTGACGGCACCGACGCCCGGGGTCATCCTGGCACTCGCGCCCAACCCGTGGGAGGGGCCGTGGATGAATCGTCAGCAACTGCTCTCGCGCCTTGGCGTCGGCCGCACGATCCTGTACTCGACCGGCGTGCCGCAGCGCGGGCGCCGCAAGGGGCCCGCTGGTGGGGTGGGTGGCCGTGTGGTGCGGGCCGACCATGTCTACCTCGATGCGCCGCCCTCGTGGCTGCTGCGGCCGAACCGCCCGGCCGTGGCAGGGGAGCTGGTCGACGCCATTGCCGCGCGTCGGTTGCGTCGCCTGGCCCGCGAGCTGGGGACAGGGCCAGTGCTCACCTACGTCTTCCACCCGAAGTTCTGGCCGCTGGCGCGTCGCATCGGGGGCGATCGACTCGTCTTTCACGCGTACGACCTCTATCACCTGCAGGGGAAGCAGACCCATACGTACGACCGCGAGGAGCAGGCACTGGCCAGGGCCGCCGATCTCGTGATCGGATCCTCCACGCCCATCGCGGAGTACTTGCGGACCATCAGTGGGCGCCACGTCGAGACGCTGGACAACGCCGCCGACTATGCGGCGTTCTCGGCACCGCCGCTCTCGTGGGCCGAGGGGCCGCCCGACGTGGCCGCGCTGCCGCGGCCGCGCGTCGGGTACACTGGCGCCCTCAACCGGAAGGTCGACTTCGAACTCCTGGCCGACCTGTCGGCGCGCCGCCCCGACGTGCAGTTCGTCCTGATCGGGCAGATGGGTCGGCTCGATGCGGTTGGCGAGTCCGCCGCCGCCAGCTTGCGCCAGCGGACCAACGTTCATTGGCTCGGCTTCAAGTCGCCAGCGGCGTTGCCCGGATACATGGGCGCGATGGACGCCAACCTGATGTGTTACCGGGCGAGCGGCGAGGCGTGGACCGCCGGCATCTACCCGTTGAAACTGCACGAGTACCTGGCGGTCGGGCGGCCGGTGATTTCGACCGACCTGCCGACCGTGCGCCCGTTCGCGGACGTGATTCGCATCGCGACCTCGCCCGACGATTGGGCGTCGGCACTGAACGAGGCGCTGCGCGACGGGGGCACGGGCACGCCGGAAGCCCGGCGCGCTCGGGCTCGCGACAACAGCTGGGATGCGCGCGCGGCGCAACTCGGCGCATGGATAGACGATGTCATGGGACGGCGGACCGAGACCTCCTCGTCCGCCCGCTGA
- a CDS encoding sulfotransferase: MSRESHAPAESLPERLVRKSRRVAKEARRRLLNLTQGGAPDTRVVFIMGAQRSGTRVPLVALESAPGILTYREGARPYFRNGRLQPDAELDRLFAACQFPVLVIKPLSESHRAQELLARFPTSRVLWIFRRPEDTIRSASIKWDSGGVAVSGLMDGTLPDDDWRRGGVTAEAMAEARALYRPGLSLQHANAILWYLRSRLVLDLGLFDHPRVLVVRYEDLSSAPAAHFPRVFDFVGQPCRESYLAGIHDRSVRRATLDDVPAEVVAACNQLHTAIERRYLAQASSAGRA, translated from the coding sequence ATGTCGCGAGAATCCCACGCCCCCGCCGAAAGCCTGCCTGAGCGCCTCGTCCGCAAGAGCCGGCGCGTCGCCAAGGAAGCCCGGCGCCGACTGCTCAACCTGACGCAGGGCGGGGCGCCCGACACGCGCGTTGTCTTCATCATGGGCGCGCAGCGCTCCGGGACGCGCGTGCCTCTGGTGGCCCTGGAGAGCGCCCCCGGCATCCTGACCTACCGCGAAGGAGCCCGGCCCTACTTCCGGAATGGGCGCCTGCAGCCAGACGCCGAGCTCGATCGCCTGTTCGCGGCGTGCCAGTTTCCCGTCCTCGTGATCAAGCCGCTCAGCGAGTCGCATCGGGCGCAGGAGTTGCTCGCGCGCTTCCCGACCTCGCGCGTCCTCTGGATCTTCAGGCGCCCCGAGGACACGATTCGCTCCGCCTCGATCAAGTGGGACAGCGGCGGGGTCGCCGTCAGCGGGCTGATGGACGGCACGCTGCCCGACGACGACTGGCGTCGCGGTGGCGTGACTGCCGAGGCGATGGCCGAGGCGCGCGCCCTCTACCGTCCCGGCCTCTCCCTGCAGCACGCCAACGCCATCCTCTGGTACCTTCGGAGCCGATTGGTGCTCGATCTCGGCCTCTTCGACCACCCCCGCGTGCTCGTGGTGCGCTACGAGGACCTGTCGAGCGCCCCAGCCGCACACTTTCCCCGGGTCTTCGACTTTGTCGGCCAACCGTGCCGCGAGTCGTATCTGGCCGGCATCCACGACCGATCGGTCCGACGCGCGACGCTCGACGACGTGCCTGCCGAGGTGGTGGCGGCGTGCAACCAATTGCACACCGCCATCGAGCGCCGGTACCTGGCGCAGGCGTCATCCGCCGGACGGGCGTGA
- a CDS encoding sulfotransferase: MSARRVFLQVCQRGLASALSRVERNLAPGPAPQRRPGFSLQHAYATGWADYPCVFVLSTGRGGTETLTALAGLSPGLVASHEPFPRLIKASYDAYLAGASVATDRHWIDLVLASRDDLVRGAVQKGKVYVETNNRLTYLAPALATAFPASRFIHVYRDPFAFVRSAMRRRYFAGHDWDFARVRPRPDEPLAATWNTLPRIECCAWLWARTNSDAHAWMSTLPPERRLSLRAEDLFEGRPETLQAVFGFCGVEVPPRERVQEVLGAKLNAQQHGNFPEAGAWAEEERERVWKYTADIATALGYSRD; the protein is encoded by the coding sequence GTGTCGGCTCGTCGAGTGTTCCTGCAGGTGTGCCAACGCGGGTTGGCCAGCGCCCTCTCCCGCGTCGAGCGAAACCTCGCGCCCGGCCCGGCCCCGCAGCGACGGCCCGGCTTCTCGTTGCAGCATGCCTATGCCACCGGCTGGGCCGACTATCCATGCGTGTTCGTCCTGTCGACCGGACGAGGCGGCACCGAAACGCTCACGGCGCTGGCCGGTCTTTCCCCGGGACTCGTGGCCAGTCACGAGCCGTTCCCGCGCCTGATCAAGGCCTCCTACGACGCCTACCTTGCCGGGGCGAGCGTAGCCACCGATCGCCACTGGATCGACCTGGTGCTCGCCTCCCGGGACGACCTCGTCCGCGGCGCTGTCCAGAAGGGCAAGGTCTACGTCGAGACCAACAACCGCCTGACGTATCTCGCACCCGCACTCGCGACGGCCTTTCCCGCCAGCCGCTTCATCCACGTCTATCGCGACCCGTTCGCGTTCGTCAGGAGCGCGATGCGTCGGCGCTATTTCGCCGGGCACGACTGGGATTTCGCGCGCGTGCGGCCGCGTCCTGATGAACCGCTGGCCGCGACATGGAACACGCTGCCGCGGATCGAGTGCTGCGCGTGGCTGTGGGCGCGGACCAACTCGGACGCCCACGCGTGGATGTCGACCCTGCCGCCGGAGCGGCGGCTGTCGCTGCGTGCCGAGGACCTGTTCGAGGGCCGGCCCGAAACGCTTCAGGCGGTGTTCGGATTCTGCGGTGTCGAGGTGCCGCCGCGAGAGCGGGTGCAGGAAGTCCTCGGCGCCAAGCTCAATGCCCAGCAGCACGGGAACTTCCCCGAGGCCGGGGCCTGGGCGGAGGAAGAGCGCGAGCGCGTGTGGAAGTACACCGCAGACATCGCGACCGCGCTCGGCTACTCGCGCGACTGA
- a CDS encoding glycosyltransferase: protein MSATRPPIRVLHVIHHLQPGGMEYGLIKIVNGLVGSGVESTICSTTTANPTMRALLHPSVGLIELTRRPGNDPRLVWQLYRTFRRERPDIVHTHAWGTLVEGFVAARLARVPVVMHGEHGTLQLGASQVRVQRWIWPRVDVLLSVSSRLAERMAATVGIPLERVTVVRNGVDLSRFGTTPRAAARHALGVPDDLVLIGHAGRLVPVKDQAGLVEAAARLKAQGLAFRVVIAGDGPLRPDLEAQIAALEVGECVHLLGHQADVERLFAALDVYVLCSRSEGMPNTILEAMASGVAVVSTRVGGADELVVDGETGCLVPPAQPAALADAIGRLVSDASARERMGRMGRQRATTTFGLPTMIAGYEAVYAGATR, encoded by the coding sequence GTGAGCGCGACCCGGCCGCCGATTCGCGTCCTGCACGTGATCCATCACCTCCAGCCCGGAGGAATGGAATACGGGCTCATCAAGATCGTGAACGGACTGGTGGGCAGCGGGGTCGAAAGCACGATCTGCAGCACGACCACCGCGAACCCGACGATGCGCGCGCTGCTGCATCCTTCCGTTGGCCTGATCGAGCTGACTCGCCGGCCCGGCAACGACCCGCGGCTGGTGTGGCAGTTGTACCGGACGTTCCGGCGGGAGCGACCGGACATCGTGCATACGCACGCGTGGGGCACCCTGGTCGAGGGGTTCGTCGCCGCCCGCCTCGCTCGCGTCCCGGTGGTCATGCACGGCGAGCACGGCACGCTGCAGCTCGGGGCGTCGCAGGTGCGGGTGCAGCGCTGGATCTGGCCCCGCGTCGACGTGCTGCTGTCGGTCTCCTCGCGACTGGCCGAGCGGATGGCGGCCACGGTCGGCATCCCCCTGGAGCGGGTGACGGTGGTGCGCAACGGCGTCGATTTGTCGCGGTTTGGCACCACGCCGCGCGCGGCGGCCCGGCACGCCCTCGGCGTGCCCGACGATCTCGTGCTGATCGGCCACGCCGGACGGCTCGTGCCGGTGAAGGATCAGGCGGGGCTGGTCGAGGCTGCGGCACGACTGAAGGCGCAGGGGCTTGCCTTCCGGGTCGTGATCGCGGGCGACGGACCGCTGCGTCCCGACCTGGAGGCGCAGATTGCGGCGCTGGAGGTCGGTGAGTGCGTGCACCTGCTCGGGCACCAGGCAGACGTCGAGCGGTTGTTCGCCGCGCTCGACGTGTACGTGCTGTGCTCCCGCTCGGAGGGCATGCCGAATACGATCCTCGAGGCGATGGCCAGCGGCGTGGCCGTCGTGTCCACCAGGGTTGGCGGGGCCGACGAACTCGTGGTGGATGGCGAGACCGGCTGCCTGGTACCGCCGGCGCAACCGGCGGCCCTGGCCGACGCCATCGGCCGGCTGGTGAGCGATGCTTCGGCGCGAGAGCGCATGGGCAGGATGGGGCGGCAGCGCGCCACGACGACTTTCGGATTGCCGACCATGATTGCGGGATACGAGGCGGTGTACGCGGGGGCGACGCGATGA